A window of Ananas comosus cultivar F153 linkage group 4, ASM154086v1, whole genome shotgun sequence contains these coding sequences:
- the LOC109708577 gene encoding disease resistance protein RGA2-like, with product MAEGIAFDLVKGVLGKLGSALGDEIGLLRSFKHDADDLRSNFSAIQAVLLDAEERSSSAGKESHALRDWLRKLKDAAYDADGLLDEIRTQAALRQQQHPEVQNQNQPAEKVREFLSHANPMRLKFKVKMAHRMKELREKIGKIAKQRHDFGLAEAGPGRQAEFKHRETFSAVDEKEIVGRDDDKEKIVKLLLETGGDHDVSVIPIVGLGGLGKTTLAQMAFNDGRVTGQQRFDLRVWVCVSTDFHMKTIARSVKSATKEECDLDSLESVASFLLRIFSQKRFLLVLDDVWNEDKGKWKELKVVFKDGRQGSKILVTTRSEKVAAIMKTVEPHRVKGLSDDDCWTLFKRLAFDEGEENDYPSLVAIGKQIVKKCGGVPLAANALGSMMYSKNRTEDAWSAIRDNEIWSLQEEKTILPSLKLSYIQMPSALKQCFAYCSIFPKDYEIDKDDLIRQWIALGFISSHETWTSMEDIGNEYFNDLLWMSFLQEVEEDKEYRKVTTCRMHDLVHDLAQSVAREEVAVIVGEESTRIPESCRYVSIYSRFTPQVSITVMRRLRALQFRESGSLIMAFYSEAKCLRLLDLHGSEISMLPSSIGKLKLLRYLNLSSTNVQELPESITSLCNLQSLNLSGCRKIRTLPKFLGKLTNLQNLDLSDCRSLTIPDSISNLQNLYALNLSWCKRVISLESICHLKNLHYLNLSDLKFMETLPKSIESLQNLRILNLSNCISLLSLPSSLCDLKNLHDLNLSRLKSLVILPESIGSLQNLRILNVSKCHSLLSLPSSSSDLQHLEKLDISGCKKLCELPKMIRKLTKLRVLLNNKCSELKGMPRGISKLVSLQELSVFVVGKQDRVEHCASISELEHLKLVGELEIKGLENVTSPVDAKAANLIEKNLRSLKLEWNVLSAEEGMDSTVLPVEEMETVLENLQPHIKLENLEIGGYGGGKFPSWMMNRIGSCLPNLVGIRVENMPGCSSLPPLGQLPFLKALTIRNMPAVTNLGVDKFPALMRLNLSSMPVLREWVTVLTVDDEEGRRERVPIFPCLTHLYLEECPQLRPEPCLPPSVKSLDFYRTSKENLSLILERAMPFGGGDAAVSPQPPPDKGLRSLGIRGCEQLTCLPESLRSLTSLQRLEIWSCQDLERIEDWLGELTELQCLFINGCSSLRYLPAHKMTTLKILHIVGCPLLFDADGQFVDTSVDHIKYVYVDGRKYPYEEQASSSSEEEES from the exons ATGGCGGAGGGGATCGCATTCGATTTGGTGAAGGGAGTGCTCGGCAAGCTGGGCTCCGCTCTCGGGGACGAAATCGGGCTGCTGCGGAGCTTCAAGCACGACGCGGACGACCTCAGAAGCAACTTCTCGGCGATCCAGGCGGTGCTTCTCGACGCCGAGGAGCGAAGCAGCAGCGCTGGGAAGGAGAGCCACGCTCTGCGCGACTGGCTGCGCAAACTGAAGGACGCCGCCTACGACGCCGACGGCCTGCTGGACGAGATCCGGACGCAAGCGGCCCTCCGGCAACAGCAGCATCCGGAGGTGCAGAATCAAAACCAGCCAGCTGAAAAGGTACGTGAATTCCTGTCCCACGCTAATCCGATGCGTCTGAAGTTTAAGGTCAAGATGGCACACAGGATGAAAGAGCTCAGAGAAAAGATCGGTAAGATTGCGAAACAGAGGCATGATTTTGGTCTTGCCGAAGCTGGCCCTGGCCGGCAGGCTGAGTTCAAGCACCGTGAGACATTCTCGGCCGTCGACGAAAAGGAAATAGTTGGGAGAGATGATGATAAAGAGAAAATTGTGAAGCTACTGCTAGAGACGGGCGGCGATCACGACGTGTCGGTCATTCCGATCGTGGGATTGGGGGGTTTGGGGAAGACGACGCTCGCTCAAATGGCCTTCAACGACGGGCGGGTTACGGGCCAGCAGCGCTTTGATCTACGCGTGTGGGTCTGCGTGTCTACCGATTTCCACATGAAGACGATCGCAAGGTCGGTCAAATCTGCAACCAAAGAGGAGTGTGATCTTGACAGCTTGGAATCCGTCGCGAGTTTTCTCCTCAGGATCTTTAGCCAGAAGAGATTCTTGCTGGTGTTGGATGATGTGTGGAACGAAGATAAAGGGAAGTGGAAGGAATTGAAGGTTGTATTTAAGGACGGCAGGCAGGGAAGTAAAATCTTAGTAACCACACGAAGCGAAAAGGTCGCCGCGATAATGAAAACAGTCGAACCACACCGTGTGAAAGGCTTATCAGATGATGATTGTTGGACATTGTTCAAAAGGCTGGCATTCGATGAGGGGGAAGAGAACGACTATCCGAGTTTGGTCGCAATCGGAAAGCAGATAGTAAAGAAGTGCGGCGGCGTGCCTTTAGCAGCGAATGCTTTAGGAAGTATGATGTATTCAAAGAACAGGACAGAGGATGCATGGTCCGCTATTAGGGATAACGAAATTTGGAGTCTGCAAGAAGAGAAAACTATTTTACCATCATTAAAGTTGAGCTACATTCAGATGCCGTCGGCTTTGAAGCAGTGCTTTGCTTACTGCTCCATATTCCCAAAAGACTACGAGATTGACAAGGATGACTTGATCCGGCAATGGATTGCTTTAGGCTTCATTTCATCGCATGAAACATGGACTTCGATGGAAGATATTGGGAATGAGTACTTTAACGATCTATTATGGATGTCTTTCCTTCAGGAAGTGGAGGAGGACAAAGAATATAGAAAGGTTACCACCTGCCGGATGCATGATTTAGTGCACGACCTCGCACAATCTGTAGCAAGAGAAGAAGTTGCTGTTATAGTTGGAGAAGAGTCAACAAGGATCCCGGAAAGTTGCCGCTATGTCTCGATATACAGTCGTTTCACGCCACAGGTTTCAATTACCGTAATGCGGAGGTTGCGAGCTCTTCAATTTAGGGAATCTGGCTCACTTATTATGGCTTTTTATAGCGAGGCAAAATGCTTACGCCTGTTGGATTTACATGGTTCCGAAATTTCTATGCTGCCAAGCTCAATCGGTAAGTTGAAGCTCTTAAGATACCTCAACCTTTCGTCAACCAATGTACAAGAACTGCCTGAATCAATTACCAGCCTCTGCAACTTGCAATCCTTGAATCTTTCAGGCTGCCGTAAGATCCGTACATTACCCAAATTTCTAGGAAAGCTTACGAATTTGCAGAATTTAGATTTAAGTGATTGCCGATCTCTGACAATACCTGACTCCATTAGCAACCTTCAGAATTTGTACGCACTAAATTTGAGTTGGTGCAAAAGGGTGATATCACTTGAATCGATATGTCACCTCAAAAACCTGCATTACCTAAACCTATCAGATCTAAAGTTTATGGAGACTTTACCAAAATCCATTGAGAGCCTTCAAAACTTGCGTATTCTGAATCTTTCTAACTGCATTTCTCTGCTATCATTACCCTCATCATTATGTGATCTCAAAAACCTGCATGACTTAAACCTATCACGTCTAAAATCTTTGGTGATATTACCTGAATCCATTGGGAGCCTTCAAAACTTACGTATTCTGAATGTTTCTAAATGCCATTCTCTACTATCATTACCCTCATCGTCAAGTGATCTTCAGCATTTAGAGAAACTTGACATCAGTGGTTGTAAAAAATTATGTGAGCTGCCTAAAATGATCCGAAAGCTGACCAAACTTAGGGTCTTGTTAAACAACAAGTGCTCAGAATTGAAGGGCATGCCCCGAGGGATCAGCAAGTTAGTTAGCTTGCAGGAATTGTCCGTTTTTGTGGTCGGCAAGCAAGACCGCGTCGAACATTGTGCCAGCATCTCTGAGCTCGAGCACCTTAAGCTTGTCGGCGAGCTGGAGATCAAGGGTCTTGAAAATGTGACGAGTCCGGTCGATGCCAAGGCTGCAAATTTGATAGAGAAGAACCTGCGGTCTTTGAAGTTGGAATGGAACGTTTTAAGTGCGGAAGAAGGCATGGACAGTACTGTACTACCGGTGGAAGAGATGGAAACCGTGCTAGAAAATCTTCAACCACATATAAAGCTAGAGAATTTGGAAATAGGAGGCTATGGAGGCGGGAAGTTTCCTAGCTGGATGATGAATAGGATTGGCTCGTGCCTCCCAAATCTCGTTGGAATCAGAGTTGAGAATATGCCCGGATGCAGCTCACTCCCGCCGCTGGGGCAACTCCCTTTTCTTAAAGCACTAACTATACGAAATATGCCCGCGGTAACAAATTTGGGCGTAGATAAGTTCCCTGCGCTGATGAGACTTAACTTGTCCTCCATGCCGGTGCTGCGAGAATGGGTGACTGTGTTGACGGTGGATGACGAAGAAGGCAGGCGAGAGCGAGTTCCCATTTTTCCGTGTCTCACTCATTTGTACCTTGAAGAATGCCCTCAATTGAGGCCGGAGCCTTGCCTCCCGCCATCGGTTAAGTCTCTGGACTTCTACAGAACAAGCAAGGAGAATCTATCGTTGATACTCGAACGCGCGATGCCATTTGGAGGTGGTGATGCCGCTGTTTCACCCCAACCGCCACCAGATAAGGGGCTGCGGAGTCTAGGAATACGAGGATGCGAGCAGCTAACTTGTTTGCCCGAGAGCTTGCGGAGTCTCACGTCCCTCCAGCGCCTGGAAATATGGAGTTGCCAAGATCTTGAGAGAATTGAAGATTGGCTCGGGGAGCTCACCGAGCTGCAGTGCTTGTTCATCAATGGGTGCAGCAGTCTCCGTTACTTGCCTGCCCACAAGATGACCACACTTAAGATATTACACATTGTTGGTTGCCCGCTGTTGTTCGATGCAGATGGACAATTTGTCGACACCAGTGTCGATCACATCAAATATGTCTATGTTGATGGAAG GAAATATCCATACGAGGAACAAGcgagtag CTCgtcagaggaggaggagagctaa